The following proteins are encoded in a genomic region of Hymenobacter siberiensis:
- a CDS encoding CCA tRNA nucleotidyltransferase, whose product MNMPKLPDLPIFHTIAEAAAELGQPAYVIGGYVRDLALGRESKDIDVVTVGDGIALAQAVGNKLKGRGRVQVFKNFGTAMLPTKEAGDIEFVGARKESYRTESRKPEVQAGTLEEDLARRDFTINALGLSLNPENFGELVDRYDGMKDLAGKTIRTPLGPDVTFSDDPLRMMRAVRFASQLNFDIEPDTFDAIIRNKERIKIVSQERITTELNKIIESPTPSYGFKLLFQTGLLQLIFPKMALLYGVEKVGAHAHKDNFYHTLQVLDNVAAAGGDLWLRWAAVLHDIAKPATKRYFPKVGWTFHGHEDKGARWVPGIFTDLKLPLGEEMRMVQKLVKLHLRPIALVKETVTDSAVRRLLFEAGEDIDRLMLLCRADITSKDHTRKERYLRNFTEVEEKLKEVEEKDHLRSFRPVITGEIIMETFGLKPSRAVGELKEAVMEAILDGIIKNEMEPALAFLLQQGAAKGLAPEGGLVHSPN is encoded by the coding sequence ATGAATATGCCTAAACTGCCCGACCTGCCCATTTTCCACACCATTGCCGAAGCGGCGGCCGAACTGGGCCAGCCGGCCTACGTTATCGGCGGCTATGTGCGCGATTTGGCGCTGGGCCGCGAGAGCAAGGATATTGACGTGGTGACCGTGGGCGATGGCATTGCCCTGGCCCAGGCCGTGGGCAATAAGCTGAAAGGTCGGGGCCGAGTGCAGGTATTCAAGAACTTCGGCACGGCCATGCTGCCCACCAAAGAGGCCGGCGACATTGAGTTTGTGGGGGCCCGCAAGGAGAGCTACCGCACCGAAAGCCGCAAGCCGGAAGTGCAGGCCGGGACTTTGGAAGAGGACCTGGCCCGCCGCGATTTTACCATCAACGCTCTCGGCCTGAGCCTGAATCCCGAAAATTTTGGCGAGCTAGTGGACCGCTACGACGGCATGAAGGACCTGGCCGGCAAAACCATTCGCACGCCGCTGGGGCCGGACGTGACGTTCTCCGACGACCCGCTGCGGATGATGCGCGCCGTCCGCTTCGCCTCGCAGCTAAACTTTGATATTGAGCCCGATACGTTCGATGCCATTATTCGGAATAAGGAGCGGATAAAGATTGTGTCGCAGGAGCGGATTACCACCGAGCTGAATAAGATTATTGAGTCGCCCACGCCGAGCTACGGGTTCAAGCTGCTGTTTCAGACGGGCCTTTTGCAGCTCATTTTCCCGAAGATGGCGCTGTTGTACGGCGTGGAAAAAGTGGGTGCCCACGCCCACAAAGACAATTTTTACCATACTCTGCAAGTGCTTGACAACGTGGCCGCCGCCGGCGGCGACCTGTGGTTGCGCTGGGCTGCCGTGCTGCACGACATCGCCAAGCCCGCTACCAAGCGCTACTTCCCCAAAGTGGGCTGGACGTTTCACGGCCACGAGGACAAGGGCGCACGCTGGGTGCCGGGCATCTTCACCGACTTGAAACTGCCGCTGGGCGAGGAGATGCGCATGGTGCAGAAGCTGGTGAAGCTGCACCTGCGCCCCATCGCCCTGGTAAAGGAAACTGTGACCGACTCGGCCGTGCGCCGCCTGCTGTTCGAGGCTGGCGAGGACATTGACCGGCTGATGCTGCTGTGCCGGGCCGATATCACCAGCAAGGACCACACCCGTAAGGAGCGATACCTGCGCAACTTTACGGAGGTGGAAGAGAAGCTGAAGGAGGTGGAGGAAAAGGACCACCTGCGCAGCTTCCGGCCGGTCATCACCGGCGAGATTATCATGGAAACCTTCGGGCTGAAACCTTCGCGAGCCGTGGGCGAGCTGAAAGAAGCCGTGATGGAAGCCATTCTCGACGGCATTATTAAAAACGAAATGGAGCCAGCCCTGGCCTTCCTGTTGCAGCAGGGGGCGGCCAAAGGACTGGCTCCGGAAGGAGGCCTCGTTCACTCACCAAACTAA
- a CDS encoding PspC domain-containing protein translates to MKKNISINLQGIIFHIEEDGFDVLSRYLAEVKAHFASYRGHQDIVTDIEGRVAELFAARLSPMQQVISLDDVNAMTAKMGRVSDFAPDADEDDEVEATAPSSDTVGPEGAFGRKGPFSPEGAFANSSEPSAPGETKRLYRDMANRKVAGVAAGIAQYFMVNPLWIRLALIFGTVFSPAISIWSRHNMRVDFGGWLVVAYVVLWILLPKRYDAPAPTEALLSTGPLAGRRLFRDTGTGKVAGVASGLAAYFNVDATLVRILLILGLLLGFSTIPLYIILWIVLPEAKTVSDKLRMRGDAITLESFDSSARNNAFTEGSALTNRPVGEFVEDAARNLRPAVDFVGSAIRVVAGVLLTITGFGLLLALAIGLGTSIGLFPNAENMIFTHVLLQGVPAWGLLAGFLALGIPALALLLGGLNLLFRRSLMTRTMGLSLLGLWLLSIVGVTVAGVQQNRNFQYDAEVEQLEQFSKLTTPVLMFDSRRVDRDWEQHVDLRLAAVDSGKVVEVLRTLSAKGPSEEVARNTALTTINYTVRPSGDSSLVFDDHFSFLPEAAYRKQELSLTLRLPRDRTFRISRNFANDLLDEDDFVGNRRPRDPEQHRYRLRGNKLECISCTNEHLGRDENNDDSNINIDSDDSDSADDNSDDNNDNSDGNSRSGLSLNYGGAPNFNTDLSSYGSGRRTFDETGFTRVSVAGGYRVVVRHGNSFKIEAGGDDSALDNLRVERNGDELVVKPSRSRKFFGDADHKVLIRIEMPSIDRLELAGAVQGDLGGFDRQEDMRIEQAGASHLRLNGNYGNLKIDQAGACRTTATGQANNLTLNAAVACELAGANLKTRVAKVSLVGACKARLNVTESLKGDAVGASEIAYSGQPATVKVDAVGASSIKRL, encoded by the coding sequence ATGAAAAAGAACATCAGTATCAACTTGCAAGGCATCATCTTCCACATCGAGGAAGACGGTTTCGACGTTCTGAGTCGCTATCTGGCCGAGGTGAAAGCTCACTTTGCCAGCTACCGCGGCCACCAGGACATCGTGACCGACATCGAAGGCCGCGTCGCGGAGCTTTTCGCCGCCCGCCTCTCGCCCATGCAGCAGGTCATCAGCCTCGATGACGTGAATGCCATGACGGCTAAAATGGGCCGTGTGAGCGACTTCGCTCCCGATGCCGATGAGGACGACGAGGTAGAAGCCACTGCTCCCTCAAGCGATACTGTCGGCCCCGAAGGCGCTTTTGGTCGCAAGGGCCCGTTTAGTCCCGAAGGTGCGTTTGCCAACAGCAGCGAGCCCTCGGCTCCCGGCGAAACCAAGCGCCTGTACCGCGACATGGCCAACCGCAAGGTGGCGGGCGTGGCGGCCGGCATCGCGCAGTACTTCATGGTGAACCCGCTGTGGATTCGGCTGGCGCTGATATTCGGCACCGTGTTTTCGCCCGCTATCAGTATCTGGTCGCGCCACAACATGCGCGTCGATTTTGGCGGCTGGCTGGTGGTTGCCTACGTGGTGCTCTGGATTTTGCTGCCCAAGCGCTACGATGCCCCCGCCCCTACCGAGGCGCTGCTGAGCACGGGCCCGCTGGCCGGCCGCCGCCTGTTTCGCGACACCGGCACGGGCAAGGTAGCCGGGGTGGCCTCTGGCCTGGCCGCCTACTTCAACGTGGATGCGACGCTGGTGCGGATACTGCTGATTCTTGGGCTGCTACTGGGCTTCTCCACCATCCCGCTCTACATTATTCTATGGATAGTATTGCCCGAGGCCAAAACGGTCTCGGACAAACTCCGTATGCGCGGCGACGCCATTACGCTGGAAAGCTTCGACAGCAGCGCCCGCAACAATGCTTTCACCGAAGGCTCTGCTCTCACCAACCGCCCCGTGGGCGAGTTTGTGGAAGATGCCGCCCGCAACCTGCGCCCGGCCGTCGATTTCGTAGGCTCGGCCATTCGGGTAGTGGCCGGCGTGCTGCTCACCATAACCGGGTTTGGCCTGCTGCTGGCGCTGGCCATTGGCCTGGGTACGAGCATTGGCCTGTTTCCGAATGCGGAGAACATGATTTTCACCCACGTGCTGCTGCAGGGCGTGCCGGCCTGGGGCTTGCTGGCCGGCTTCCTGGCCCTGGGCATTCCGGCCCTGGCCCTGCTGCTGGGCGGCCTGAACCTGCTCTTCCGCCGCTCGCTGATGACGCGCACCATGGGCCTGTCGCTGCTTGGGCTCTGGTTACTGAGCATTGTGGGCGTGACGGTGGCTGGCGTTCAGCAAAATCGCAACTTTCAGTACGATGCCGAAGTGGAGCAGCTGGAACAATTCTCGAAGTTGACCACACCCGTACTCATGTTCGACTCGCGCCGCGTAGACCGCGACTGGGAGCAGCACGTCGACCTGCGCCTCGCCGCCGTCGACAGCGGCAAAGTGGTGGAAGTGCTGCGCACCCTGAGTGCCAAAGGCCCCAGCGAAGAAGTGGCCCGTAACACGGCCCTCACCACCATCAACTACACGGTGCGCCCCAGCGGCGACTCCTCGCTGGTGTTCGACGACCATTTCTCCTTCCTGCCCGAGGCAGCCTACCGCAAGCAGGAGCTGAGCCTCACCCTGCGCCTGCCCCGCGACCGCACATTCCGCATCAGCCGCAACTTTGCCAACGACCTGCTTGATGAGGATGATTTTGTGGGCAACCGCCGACCCCGCGACCCCGAGCAGCACCGCTACCGCCTGCGCGGCAACAAGCTGGAGTGCATCAGCTGCACCAACGAGCATCTGGGTCGCGACGAAAACAACGACGACTCGAACATCAATATCGACAGCGACGACAGCGACAGCGCCGACGACAACAGCGACGATAATAACGACAACAGCGACGGCAACAGCCGCAGCGGCCTCTCGCTGAACTACGGCGGCGCACCCAACTTCAATACCGATTTGAGCAGCTACGGCAGCGGCCGCCGCACCTTCGACGAAACCGGTTTCACCCGCGTTTCGGTGGCCGGGGGCTACCGGGTGGTGGTGCGCCACGGCAATAGCTTCAAGATTGAGGCCGGCGGCGATGACAGCGCCCTCGATAACCTGCGCGTGGAGCGCAACGGCGACGAGTTGGTGGTGAAACCCTCCCGCAGCCGCAAGTTTTTTGGCGATGCCGACCACAAAGTCCTCATTCGCATCGAGATGCCCAGCATCGACCGCCTCGAGCTGGCCGGCGCGGTGCAGGGCGACCTCGGCGGCTTCGACCGCCAGGAAGATATGCGCATTGAGCAGGCCGGCGCCAGCCACCTGCGCCTGAACGGCAACTACGGCAACCTGAAAATTGACCAGGCCGGTGCCTGCCGCACCACCGCCACCGGCCAGGCCAACAACCTGACCCTCAACGCGGCCGTGGCCTGCGAGCTGGCCGGGGCCAACCTGAAAACGCGCGTTGCCAAAGTTTCGCTCGTCGGGGCCTGCAAAGCCCGCCTCAACGTGACGGAAAGCCTGAAGGGCGACGCCGTGGGTGCCAGCGAAATAGCCTACAGTGGCCAGCCCGCAACCGTGAAAGTGGACGCGGTGGGTGCGTCCAGCATCAAACGTTTGTAG